A window from Canis lupus baileyi chromosome 4, mCanLup2.hap1, whole genome shotgun sequence encodes these proteins:
- the SLC45A2 gene encoding membrane-associated transporter protein isoform X1: MGGNTGQLGIHTCKSLAEDDHFDPVEPPKRPTSNLIMHSMAMLGREFCYAVEAAYVTPVLLSVGLPKSLYSTVWLLSPILGFLLQPVGGSASDNCQARWGRRRPYILTLGIMMLLGMALYLNGDAVVSALIADPRRKRIWAITITMIGVVFFDFAADFIDGPIKAYLFDVCSYEDKERGLHYHAFFTGFGGALGYLLGAIDWAHLEIGRVLGSEFQVMFFFSALVLTLCFIIHLCSIPEAPLRDVTKDIPPQQAPQDFLLSSDKMYQYGSIEKAKNGYVNPELALQGEKTPNPSKQISKTMTMTSLLRVLMNMPSHYLCLCISHFIGWTAFLSNMLFFTDFMGQIVYHGDPYSAHNSTEFLIYERGVEVGCWGLCINSVFSSLYSYFQKPLVSYIGLKGLYFTGYLLFGLGTGFIGLFPNVYSTLALCTMFGVMSSTLYTVPFNLIAKYHREEQEKRQQARGGSLDSGERGQGLDCAVLTCMVQLAQILVGGGLGFLVNKAGSVIVVITASALALIGCCFVALFVRYVD; this comes from the exons ATGGGCGGCAACACTGGGCAGCTTGGCATTCATACCTGTAAGTCCCTAGCTGAGGATGACCACTTTGATCCTGTGGAGCCTCCCAAAAGACCCACAAGCAATCTCATCATGCACAGCATGGCCATGCTTGGCCGGGAGTTCTGCTATGCAGTGGAGGCAGCCTACGTGACCCCAGTCCTGCTCAGCGTGGGGCTGCCCAAGAGCCTGTACAGCACTGTGTGGCTCCTCAGCCCCATCCTGGGATTCCTGCTGCAACCCGTGGGGGGATCAGCCAGCGACAACTGCCAGGCCAGGTGGGGCCGGCGGAGACCCTACATCCTCACCCTGGGCATCATGATGCTCCTGGGCATGGCTCTGTACCTCAACGGGGATGCTGTTGTATCAG ccTTGATTGCTGATCCAAGAAGGAAGCGGATTTGGGCCATAACCATCACGATGATAGGTGtagttttctttgattttgctGCTGACTTCATTGATGGGCCCATTAAAGCCTACTTATTTGATGTCTGCTCTTATGAGGATAAGGAGAGGGGCCTCCACTACCATGCCTTCTTCACAG gTTTTGGAGGTGCCCTGGGTTACCTTTTGGGTGCCATCGACTGGGCCCATCTGGAGATAGGAAGAGTATTGGGTTCAGAATTCCAGGTCATGTTCTTCTTCTCCGCCTTGGTGCTTACTTTGTGTTTTATTATTCATCTCTGCAGTATCCCTGAAGCCCCACTTAGAGATGTTACAAAGGACATTCCCCCACAGCAAGCACCCCAGGATTTTCTATTGTCATCAGACAAAATGTACCAGTATGGGTCTATTGAGAAAGCTAAGAACGGTTATGTAAACCCAGAGCTGGCATTGCAGGGAGAAAAAACCCCAAATCCTTCTAAACAG ATTAGTAAGACAATGACCATGACCTCACTGCTGAGGGTGCTGATGAATATGCCTTCCCATTACCTCTGCCTTTGCATCAGCCACTTCATTGGATGGACTGCTTTCCTGTCTAACATGCTCTTCTTCACAGATTTTATGGGCCAG ATTGTATACCACGGGGATCCCTACAGTGCACACAACTCCACAGAGTTTCTCATCTACGAAAGAGGGGTCGAGGTTGGATGTTGGGGCTTGTGCATCAATTCCGTGTTTTCCTCACTTTATTCTT ACTTTCAGAAACCTTTGGTATCCTACATCGGATTAAAGGGTCTTTACTTCACAGGGTATTTGCTCTTTGGCCTGGGAACAGGATTTATTGGGCTCTTCCCGAATGTCTACTCCACCCTGGCTCTGTGTACCATGTTTGGTGTGATGTCCAGCACTCTGTACACTGTGCCCTTTAACCTCATTGCCAAGTACCACCGCGAGGAGCAAGAGAAG AGACAGCAGGCCCGAGGAGGGAGCCTGGACAGCGGCGAGAGAGGGCAGGGCCTGGACTGCGCAGTCCTCACCTGCATGGTGCAGCTGGCTCAGATCCTGGTTGGAGGTGGCCTGGGCTTTCTGGTCAACAAGGCCGGGAGCGTCATCGTGGTCATCACGGCCTCTGCGCTGGCGCTGATCGGCTGCTGTTTTGTGGCTCTCTTTGTTAGATACGTGGATTAG
- the SLC45A2 gene encoding membrane-associated transporter protein isoform X2: MGGNTGQLGIHTCKSLAEDDHFDPVEPPKRPTSNLIMHSMAMLGREFCYAVEAAYVTPVLLSVGLPKSLYSTVWLLSPILGFLLQPVGGSASDNCQARWGRRRPYILTLGIMMLLGMALYLNGDAVVSALIADPRRKRIWAITITMIGVVFFDFAADFIDGPIKAYLFDVCSYEDKERGLHYHAFFTGFGGALGYLLGAIDWAHLEIGRVLGSEFQVMFFFSALVLTLCFIIHLCSIPEAPLRDVTKDIPPQQAPQDFLLSSDKMYQYGSIEKAKNGYVNPELALQGEKTPNPSKQISKTMTMTSLLRVLMNMPSHYLCLCISHFIGWTAFLSNMLFFTDFMGQIVYHGDPYSAHNSTEFLIYERGVEVGCWGLCINSVFSSLYSWYLLFGLGTGFIGLFPNVYSTLALCTMFGVMSSTLYTVPFNLIAKYHREEQEKRQQARGGSLDSGERGQGLDCAVLTCMVQLAQILVGGGLGFLVNKAGSVIVVITASALALIGCCFVALFVRYVD; encoded by the exons ATGGGCGGCAACACTGGGCAGCTTGGCATTCATACCTGTAAGTCCCTAGCTGAGGATGACCACTTTGATCCTGTGGAGCCTCCCAAAAGACCCACAAGCAATCTCATCATGCACAGCATGGCCATGCTTGGCCGGGAGTTCTGCTATGCAGTGGAGGCAGCCTACGTGACCCCAGTCCTGCTCAGCGTGGGGCTGCCCAAGAGCCTGTACAGCACTGTGTGGCTCCTCAGCCCCATCCTGGGATTCCTGCTGCAACCCGTGGGGGGATCAGCCAGCGACAACTGCCAGGCCAGGTGGGGCCGGCGGAGACCCTACATCCTCACCCTGGGCATCATGATGCTCCTGGGCATGGCTCTGTACCTCAACGGGGATGCTGTTGTATCAG ccTTGATTGCTGATCCAAGAAGGAAGCGGATTTGGGCCATAACCATCACGATGATAGGTGtagttttctttgattttgctGCTGACTTCATTGATGGGCCCATTAAAGCCTACTTATTTGATGTCTGCTCTTATGAGGATAAGGAGAGGGGCCTCCACTACCATGCCTTCTTCACAG gTTTTGGAGGTGCCCTGGGTTACCTTTTGGGTGCCATCGACTGGGCCCATCTGGAGATAGGAAGAGTATTGGGTTCAGAATTCCAGGTCATGTTCTTCTTCTCCGCCTTGGTGCTTACTTTGTGTTTTATTATTCATCTCTGCAGTATCCCTGAAGCCCCACTTAGAGATGTTACAAAGGACATTCCCCCACAGCAAGCACCCCAGGATTTTCTATTGTCATCAGACAAAATGTACCAGTATGGGTCTATTGAGAAAGCTAAGAACGGTTATGTAAACCCAGAGCTGGCATTGCAGGGAGAAAAAACCCCAAATCCTTCTAAACAG ATTAGTAAGACAATGACCATGACCTCACTGCTGAGGGTGCTGATGAATATGCCTTCCCATTACCTCTGCCTTTGCATCAGCCACTTCATTGGATGGACTGCTTTCCTGTCTAACATGCTCTTCTTCACAGATTTTATGGGCCAG ATTGTATACCACGGGGATCCCTACAGTGCACACAACTCCACAGAGTTTCTCATCTACGAAAGAGGGGTCGAGGTTGGATGTTGGGGCTTGTGCATCAATTCCGTGTTTTCCTCACTTTATTCTT GGTATTTGCTCTTTGGCCTGGGAACAGGATTTATTGGGCTCTTCCCGAATGTCTACTCCACCCTGGCTCTGTGTACCATGTTTGGTGTGATGTCCAGCACTCTGTACACTGTGCCCTTTAACCTCATTGCCAAGTACCACCGCGAGGAGCAAGAGAAG AGACAGCAGGCCCGAGGAGGGAGCCTGGACAGCGGCGAGAGAGGGCAGGGCCTGGACTGCGCAGTCCTCACCTGCATGGTGCAGCTGGCTCAGATCCTGGTTGGAGGTGGCCTGGGCTTTCTGGTCAACAAGGCCGGGAGCGTCATCGTGGTCATCACGGCCTCTGCGCTGGCGCTGATCGGCTGCTGTTTTGTGGCTCTCTTTGTTAGATACGTGGATTAG
- the RXFP3 gene encoding relaxin-3 receptor 1, with protein MNEQAGGKELAGPFSLIPYLLQAANSSGNASLRPQDQGWELGLELPDGAAAGPPWGPGGAGSADTEARVRMLISAVYWVVCALGLTGNLLVLYLMKRQQGWRKSSINLFVTNLALTDFQFVLTLPFWAVENALDFRWPFGKAMCKIVSVVTSMNMYASVFFLTSMSVARYHSVASALKSRGPRGHGRGACCCGPSLGRGCGFSAKALCALLWACAALASLPNAAFSTTVRVMGDELCLVRFPDRLLGGDRQVWLGLYHLQKVLLGFVLPLFTISLCYLLLLRFISARRVAGAEGGAPAAGGGLAAASARRRSKVTRSVTLVVLSFFLCWLPNQALTTWSLLIKFNAVPFSQEYFLCQVYAFPVSVCLAHSNSCLNPVLYCLARREFRQALKSLLWRLASPSLPSMRRFTATTKPEPEDQGLQALAPLHPAEPDLVYYPPGVVVYSGGRYDLLPSSCAY; from the coding sequence ATGAATGAGCAGGCTGGCGGAAAGGAGCTCGCGGGACCCTTCAGTCTGATCCCGTACCTTCTACAGGCGGCCAACAGCAGCGGCAACGCGTCGCTGCGGCCCCAGGAccagggctgggagctggggctggagctgcccGACGGCGCGGCGGCCGGGCCCCCGTGGGGCCCCGGCGGGGCCGGCAGCGCGGACACCGAGGCCCGAGTGCGGATGCTCATCAGCGCCGTGTACTGGGTGGTCTGCGCCCTGGGCCTGACGGGCAACCTGCTGGTGCTCTACCTAATGAAGAGGCAGCAGGGGTGGCGCAAGTCCTCCATCAACCTCTTTGTCACCAACCTGGCGCTGACGGACTTCCAGTTCGTGCTCACTCTGCCCTTCTGGGCCGTAGAAAACGCTCTCGACTTCAGATGGCCCTTCGGCAAGGCCATGTGTAAGATCGTGTCGGTGGTGACGTCCATGAACATGTACGCCAGCGTCTTCTTCCTCACCTCCATGAGCGTGGCGCGCTACCACTCGGTGGCCTCCGCTCTCAAGAGCCGCGGGCCCCGAGGGCACGGCCGGGGCGCCTGCTGCTGCGGCCCGAGCCTGGGGCGCGGCTGCGGCTTCTCGGCCAAAGCGCTGTGCGCGCTGCTCTGGGCGTGCGCCGCGCTGGCCTCGCTGCCCAACGCCGCCTTCTCCACCACCGTCAGGGTGATGGGCGACGAGCTGTGCCTGGTGCGCTTCCCGGACAGGCTGCTGGGCGGGGACAGACAGGTGTGGCTGGGCCTCTACCACCTGCAGAAGGTGCTGCTGGGCTTCGTGCTTCCGCTGTTCACCATCAGCCTGTGCTACCTGCTGCTGCTGCGCTTCATCTCCGCCCGCCGCGTGGCTGGGGCCGAAGGAGGGGCccccgcggcggggggcggcctgGCCGCGGCCAGCGCCCGCAGACGGTCCAAGGTCACTAGGTCGGTGACCCTCGTggtcctctccttcttcctgtgttgGCTGCCCAACCAGGCGCTCACCACCTGGAGCCTCCTCATCAAGTTCAACGCGGTGCCCTTCAGCCAAGAGTACTTCCTGTGCCAGGTGTACGCGTTCCCGGTGAGCGTGTGCCTGGCGCACTCCAACAGCTGCCTCAACCCCGTCCTCTACTGCCTGGCGCGCCGCGAGTTCCGCCAAGCGCTCAAGAGTCTGCTGTGGCGCCTCGCGTCGCCGTCGCTCCCCAGCATGCGCCGGTTCACGGCCACCACCAAGCCCGAGCCCGAGGATCAGGGGCTGCAGGCCCTGGCGCCTCTCCACCCCGCGGAGCCCGACCTGGTCTACTACCCGCCTGGCGTGGTGGTCTACAGCGGGGGGCGCTACGACCTGCTGCCCAGCAGCTGCGCCTACTGA